The Anabaena sp. PCC 7108 region CCGAGTCCAGATTGTAATTGTACACCTGGGTCAACAGCAACCCAACCATTTGCTGTCAAATGGCGGACTTCAAAATGGAGGTGAGGTCCTGTAGAGTTGCCAGTGCTACCAACTCGACCAATGACAGTTCCTGGTTCTACCCATTGACCGGGACGAACAAAGACTTCTGACATATGACCGTAGAGAGTTTGTTGAGCAGAACTATGATTAATAATTACTGCTAAACCATAACCACCAACCCAGTCAGCAGTTTCGATTTGACCTTTAGCCGCTGCCAAAACTGGTGTTCCCATTGGCGCACCCAAGTCTGTACCAGCGTGGAAACGTCTATCCCCTGTAATAGGGTGAACCCGCCAGCCAAACAAAGAAGTAATAGGCGCGGCTACAGATAGGGGAAACATCATTCCCCCACCACCACCACGATAAGCAACAGCACCACTATAAGGAATTTGTGGTAAGACTGATGCCAGCGAAAACTCATAAGACACATTGCTGGGGCGAGGTGCAATGTTACCCTCTGCCATTGGTGCAGGTAAACTACCAAAACTAGGCGCAATGGGAGTAGCACTCACGCTTGTAGTGCTGAATTCGCTTGGTTGAGGAATAAAACGATTGGAGCGATATGCAGTTTTTGTATGACTGCTACGACCAATGTGGGAATTACTCCAACTTCTGTTATTCACAGCACTAGCAACAGTCTCAACAGCATTTCGAGGTTCTGGGCTGTCCTTGGTTGCTATTTGCCGGACTGTTGGTGGTACTTTGTCTAAACTAGCGGTTTCACTTTTTCTCAGCCAAGTGGGTGCTGATTTTTTGAGAGAATCAGCTACACGGGGATTGTCAATTGCTTTTTTACCACAAGCACCACGAGCAATTTCTCGTGCTGAGAAAACCGCTCGACAGCCCCCAGCGTGTTCTGTGACTACTACAGAACTGGGTGCTTCATAGTTACTTGTAGCAGTACCGTTGTAATTTGTGGGGTCAATGAGGGTGTTATTGTAATCTTTTGTTTTCCTGGCGGTGGTACTAGCAGTTTCGTTTGAGTTATTTGCTGGTTTAACAAATTCTACGGCTTGATCGGGTGCTGAATTAGCAGAAGTTTGCGGTTTTTCAGCCTGTACTCTTTCTACTTTGGGTTTAGAAATTCTGACAGTAGCCTTAGGTTCAGAATTCTCTACTCTGGGTTTAGAAATTCTTACAGTAGGTTCAGGTTCAGAATTCTCTACTTTGGGTTGAGAAATTACGACAGGTTGTTTTGATTGGGAAACTTTTTCCCGGTTAAGTTTTGTTTTGAGTCTGGCTCGACGTGCCACAAAATCTGGCTGCGCTTCCATGTTTTCTGGTGCAACAGTAGCTTTTTTGACTGGTTCGGCAACCGCTGCGGGCTGGGAATTGTCATTAGTAGGAACAATGTTATCTACCGATGTTTCCATTTGAGCAGACACAAAACCACCACCAAGGAGGCTAATGCTGCTCAACCAGCAGAGACTTTGGGCTGGTAATGTGGATGCAAAGCGTTTCTTTTTTAAACCTTCTGTCTGCAAATTATGCAAGTGGTTATGGGCAGATTTATGGCGCTGAGTCATTTGTTCTCTCAGTTGTGAGTAATTAAGTTTAAAGAGATGATGTCAGTGGTTTGTCTTGCCCAAAGAGCTAAATTTTTAACAAACCTAAAAGTTAAACAGAAGATTTACAGTAACCTAAACTGATTGTACCGGGTGCGACGGAAATTTCTGGTGTTATTGATTCCTTCGTATCATATGTAGCCATTCTTAAACGGAGATTTCCTTGTGGTGTTACCCCAACTACAGTGCCTAAATTATTATTCACATACACCTGATCACCGATATTTGTCAGTAAATCAAGATAACGAGATAATAGTATGCCTATTCCTTCGTCACTTAGGCACTCTAGACCGGATTCTATTCCCAGCAAAACTCTGGAGGTGAGAATTTCCAGACTAGGAATTGGTTGTCTATTTTGGGACTTTTGCCACAATTCTAAATTGATGCCGGTTTGGGGTACTGGATTTACCCAGTTAATACCCACACCAATTACTGCTTGAGTTACTTGTCCTTTATAGACTTTGGTTTCCGTCAAAATGCCGCCTAGTTTGCGACCATCCAATACTAAATCATTCGGCCATTTTATGCCTACACTTACGCCACACTTTCGCAATTGGGCGGCAATTCCCCAAGCACTGGCTAAAGTTAGCTGATATCCATCTGCCGCTATTAGTTTAGAAGAAATCCCAACCGACAGATATAGTCCGCCAGTAGGAGATAGCCACTGACGACCCCATTGCCCTCTACCTGCGGTTTGTTGTGTGGCAATAACGACACATCCTGGTTTTTCTCCTTGGGCGAGTAATTCCCACAGAGTTTGATTAGTTGAGGATAAGCTGTCAAAAATATGTAGAGAATATGGTAAATCTGTATACTCACGCTCTGCTTTCAGAGTATTTACCAAAAGTTGCTGATCAAATTCCACCGCTGTTCCCCTAAATCCCGTTGTTCACGTTAGCATTGATTGGCGGTTTTAAATTTTTTGTTTAGGTTTGGTTAAAGATGCACACTTGGCACTGGCACAATTGGGAAGGTCTACCCTACCTGACTTGTAATCTATTAGAACTTTGGCCTCATGGTTTCTTTACGCAGCAGTTTTGGCCTCTTCCGCCACATGAGTTAACAAAAGTGCTGCAACCAGACGCTTTAGCTTATCGTTTACAACAAGTACATGGCAATACTGTCCTGACTCCCCAAGAAGTTGATATCCAGTTAAGTACAGGTGAAAATAACTTGGCTTTGGCAGATGGCTTAATCAGTGAGCAACCTTTACAAGCTGTTTGGGTGGCTTCTGCCGATTGTACACCGGTGCTGATTGGAGATGTGAAAATCGGACAGGTGGCAGCTTTACACGCTGGTTGGCGGGGTACGGCAGCAAAGATTGTCCCCCAAGCTATTCAGAGAATGCAATCCCAAGGCAGCAAACTAGAAGATTTGCGAATTGCCATGGGGCCTGCTATCGCCGGCGAAGTTTACCAAGTTGCAGTGGAAGTTGCCGCTGAAATTGGAAACACTATTATACCACATAATGATCCACAAAAAATTATTACTGCTTTACACAATTTACCTGATTCGCCTTTATTTGCAGATCCAGAACCAGGAAAGGTGCGTTTAGATGTGCGTCGGGTGAATGCTTTGCAGTTGGAGCAATTGGGAATTAGTGTAGAACAAATTGCGATCGCACCTTATTGTACTTTCCAAACTCCAGAGCATTTCTTTTCTTATCGACGGGAAAGGGAGAAAAAGGTGCAATGGTCAGGAATTGTGAGTGCAAGTAAATAACAAGCTAAAAAATCTCTAATTTGCACAGCATATTGAAATAAAACTCTTGTGGGACGGGCATCTTGCCT contains the following coding sequences:
- the pgeF gene encoding peptidoglycan editing factor PgeF → MHTWHWHNWEGLPYLTCNLLELWPHGFFTQQFWPLPPHELTKVLQPDALAYRLQQVHGNTVLTPQEVDIQLSTGENNLALADGLISEQPLQAVWVASADCTPVLIGDVKIGQVAALHAGWRGTAAKIVPQAIQRMQSQGSKLEDLRIAMGPAIAGEVYQVAVEVAAEIGNTIIPHNDPQKIITALHNLPDSPLFADPEPGKVRLDVRRVNALQLEQLGISVEQIAIAPYCTFQTPEHFFSYRREREKKVQWSGIVSASK
- a CDS encoding M23 family metallopeptidase; translation: MTQRHKSAHNHLHNLQTEGLKKKRFASTLPAQSLCWLSSISLLGGGFVSAQMETSVDNIVPTNDNSQPAAVAEPVKKATVAPENMEAQPDFVARRARLKTKLNREKVSQSKQPVVISQPKVENSEPEPTVRISKPRVENSEPKATVRISKPKVERVQAEKPQTSANSAPDQAVEFVKPANNSNETASTTARKTKDYNNTLIDPTNYNGTATSNYEAPSSVVVTEHAGGCRAVFSAREIARGACGKKAIDNPRVADSLKKSAPTWLRKSETASLDKVPPTVRQIATKDSPEPRNAVETVASAVNNRSWSNSHIGRSSHTKTAYRSNRFIPQPSEFSTTSVSATPIAPSFGSLPAPMAEGNIAPRPSNVSYEFSLASVLPQIPYSGAVAYRGGGGGMMFPLSVAAPITSLFGWRVHPITGDRRFHAGTDLGAPMGTPVLAAAKGQIETADWVGGYGLAVIINHSSAQQTLYGHMSEVFVRPGQWVEPGTVIGRVGSTGNSTGPHLHFEVRHLTANGWVAVDPGVQLQSGLGNLAQSTGTASAQ
- a CDS encoding biotin--[acetyl-CoA-carboxylase] ligase; translation: MEFDQQLLVNTLKAEREYTDLPYSLHIFDSLSSTNQTLWELLAQGEKPGCVVIATQQTAGRGQWGRQWLSPTGGLYLSVGISSKLIAADGYQLTLASAWGIAAQLRKCGVSVGIKWPNDLVLDGRKLGGILTETKVYKGQVTQAVIGVGINWVNPVPQTGINLELWQKSQNRQPIPSLEILTSRVLLGIESGLECLSDEGIGILLSRYLDLLTNIGDQVYVNNNLGTVVGVTPQGNLRLRMATYDTKESITPEISVAPGTISLGYCKSSV